One part of the Fusobacterium pseudoperiodonticum genome encodes these proteins:
- the rfaE1 gene encoding D-glycero-beta-D-manno-heptose-7-phosphate kinase, whose product MIKKLIENFKNIKIAVIGDLMLDEYIMGKVERISPEAPVPVVKVTEEKFVLGGAANVINNLAALGANVYCGGLVGNDNNAEKLINAFPKNVDCNLILKADNRPTIVKKRVIAGHQQLLRLDWEEEFSINEEEENIIIENLKSHIKELDAIILSDYNKGLLTKSLSQKIINLCRENNVIVTVDPKPKNITNFVGASSITPNKKEAYLAVDANSREDIDIVGRKLKEQYKLDTVLITRSEEGMTLYDEGIHNIPTYAKEVYDVTGAGDTVISVFTLARAAGATWEEAAKIANAAGGIVVGKIGTSTVSEKELISTYNSIYNIGGTCEC is encoded by the coding sequence ATGATTAAAAAGTTAATAGAAAATTTTAAAAATATTAAAATAGCCGTTATTGGAGATTTGATGTTAGATGAATATATTATGGGAAAAGTGGAAAGAATATCACCTGAAGCACCTGTTCCTGTTGTTAAAGTTACGGAAGAAAAATTTGTTTTAGGTGGAGCTGCCAATGTTATCAATAACCTTGCTGCATTAGGTGCAAATGTTTATTGTGGAGGACTTGTTGGAAACGATAACAATGCAGAAAAACTTATAAATGCCTTTCCTAAAAATGTTGATTGCAATTTAATTTTAAAGGCTGATAACCGTCCTACTATTGTAAAGAAAAGAGTAATAGCAGGGCATCAACAACTTTTAAGACTTGACTGGGAAGAGGAATTCTCTATCAATGAAGAAGAAGAAAATATAATAATAGAAAATCTTAAAAGTCATATAAAAGAATTAGATGCGATTATTTTATCTGACTATAATAAGGGACTTTTAACAAAATCTCTTTCACAGAAAATTATAAATCTATGTAGAGAAAATAATGTGATAGTTACTGTTGATCCTAAACCAAAAAATATTACTAACTTTGTGGGAGCATCTTCTATTACTCCAAATAAAAAGGAAGCTTATTTGGCTGTAGATGCAAATTCAAGAGAAGATATAGATATAGTTGGAAGAAAATTAAAAGAACAATATAAACTAGACACTGTCTTAATCACAAGAAGTGAAGAAGGAATGACTTTATATGATGAAGGAATTCACAATATTCCTACTTATGCAAAGGAAGTCTATGATGTAACAGGTGCAGGGGACACAGTTATTTCAGTTTTCACTTTAGCAAGAGCTGCAGGAGCAACTTGGGAAGAAGCAGCAAAGATAGCCAATGCAGCTGGAGGAATAGTAGTTGGAAAAATAGGTACTTCTACTGTTAGTGAAAAGGAATTAATTTCTACTTATAACAGTATATATAACATAGGAGGGACTTGTGAATGTTAA
- the ispF gene encoding 2-C-methyl-D-erythritol 2,4-cyclodiphosphate synthase produces the protein MLRIGNGYDVHRLVEGRRLMLGGVEVPHTKGVLGHSDGDVLLHAITDAIIGALGLGDIGLHFPDNDENLKDIDSAILLKKINNIMKEKNYRIVNLDSIIVIQKPKLRPHIDSIRDNIAKILEIEPELVNVKAKTEEKLGFTGDETGVKSYCVVLLEKDNVR, from the coding sequence ATGTTAAGAATAGGTAATGGTTATGATGTTCATAGATTGGTTGAAGGTAGAAGATTGATGTTAGGTGGTGTAGAAGTTCCACATACAAAAGGAGTTCTAGGACATTCTGATGGAGATGTGCTTTTACATGCAATAACTGATGCAATAATTGGAGCCTTAGGTTTAGGAGATATAGGGCTACATTTTCCTGACAATGATGAAAATTTAAAGGATATAGACAGTGCAATTTTATTGAAAAAAATAAATAATATTATGAAAGAAAAAAACTATAGAATAGTGAATTTAGACTCAATTATAGTGATACAAAAACCTAAGTTAAGACCACATATAGATAGTATTAGAGATAATATTGCAAAAATTTTGGAAATAGAGCCTGAACTTGTAAATGTAAAGGCTAAAACTGAAGAAAAATTAGGTTTCACAGGAGATGAAACGGGAGTTAAATCATATTGTGTAGTTTTATTGGAGAAAGATAATGTTAGATAA
- a CDS encoding MATE family efflux transporter: MLDKTSFRKSVLTFLLPIAIQNLINVAISSTDVIMLGRYSEVALSASSLAGQVQFILILLFFGIASGATVLTAQYWGKKDIKSIEKVLAIGIKIAFFVSIGFFIFAFFFSRTAMRLFSNDEATILQGIRYLKIVSFSYLTTSISIVYLVTMRSVERVGVSTVAYATSFVSNLIINYLLIYGNFGFPEMGVEGAAIGTLVARIIELGIVFYYNSKNHHFVSIKWKYIKSLDPVLKKDFFKYSAPTMMNELLWAGGTAAGIAILGRLGTSIVAANSITSVVRQLAMVFAFGLANTAAVMVGKEIGKKDFHTAEIYAKKLLFYSFLSSLVGVALLYIAKPFIISKFALNAEVEDFLNHTINVLFYYIPLQSISAVLIVGVFRAGGDTKFALISDAIPLWCGSVLLSAVGAFYLGLSTKLVYILIMSDEIIKLPLIIWRYRSRKWINNITRELK, translated from the coding sequence ATGTTAGATAAGACTTCTTTTAGAAAATCTGTACTTACTTTTTTATTGCCCATAGCAATACAAAATTTAATAAATGTTGCTATCTCAAGTACAGACGTTATTATGCTTGGAAGATATAGTGAGGTGGCACTATCAGCCTCTTCACTTGCAGGGCAAGTACAATTTATTTTAATTTTACTATTCTTTGGAATAGCCTCAGGGGCAACTGTTTTAACAGCACAGTACTGGGGTAAAAAAGATATAAAGTCTATTGAAAAAGTTTTGGCTATTGGAATAAAAATAGCCTTTTTTGTGAGCATAGGCTTTTTTATCTTTGCTTTTTTCTTTTCAAGAACTGCTATGAGATTGTTTAGTAATGATGAAGCCACTATCTTACAAGGAATAAGGTATTTAAAAATAGTTAGTTTTTCATATTTAACAACTTCTATTTCCATAGTATATTTAGTTACTATGAGAAGTGTTGAAAGAGTTGGAGTATCAACGGTTGCTTATGCAACTTCCTTTGTTAGTAACTTAATAATCAACTATCTTTTAATATATGGAAACTTTGGTTTTCCTGAAATGGGAGTTGAAGGAGCGGCAATAGGAACACTTGTTGCAAGAATTATTGAACTAGGAATAGTATTCTATTACAATTCTAAGAATCATCACTTTGTTTCTATTAAATGGAAATATATTAAGAGTTTAGATCCTGTTTTAAAGAAAGATTTTTTTAAATATTCAGCACCTACTATGATGAATGAACTTTTATGGGCTGGAGGAACAGCAGCAGGGATAGCTATCTTAGGTAGACTAGGAACTTCTATAGTAGCAGCGAACTCTATAACATCTGTTGTTAGACAACTAGCAATGGTTTTTGCTTTTGGACTTGCAAACACAGCAGCAGTTATGGTTGGAAAAGAAATTGGTAAAAAAGATTTTCATACAGCAGAAATCTATGCAAAGAAACTTTTGTTTTACTCTTTCCTTTCAAGTTTGGTAGGAGTTGCCTTACTTTATATTGCAAAACCTTTTATCATAAGTAAGTTTGCTTTGAATGCTGAAGTGGAAGATTTTTTAAATCATACTATAAATGTTTTATTTTACTATATACCTTTACAAAGTATTTCAGCAGTTTTAATTGTTGGAGTATTTAGAGCTGGTGGAGATACAAAGTTTGCACTGATATCAGATGCTATACCACTTTGGTGTGGTTCAGTCTTACTTTCTGCCGTAGGAGCTTTCTATTTAGGACTTTCTACAAAACTTGTCTATATTTTAATAATGTCAGATGAAATTATTAAATTACCTCTAATTATTTGGAGATATAGAAGTAGAAAATGGATAAATAATATCACAAGAGAATTGAAATAG
- a CDS encoding type I restriction-modification system subunit M: MDNKKEQERAELHRTIWAIANDLRGSVDGWDFKQYVLGILFYRYISENLTNYINKGEIEAGNPDFNYADLSDEEAIVAKEDLIATKGFFILPSELFVNVRKRADKDENLNVTLHNIFTNIENSANGTESENDLKGLFDDIDVNSNKLGGTVAKRNENLVNLLNGVGDMKLGDYQENTIDAFGDAYEYLMGMYASNAGKSGGEYYTPQEVSELLTKLTLVGKAEVNKVYDPACGSGSLLLKFAKILGKDNVRNGFYGQEINITTYNLCRINMFLHDIDFDKFDIAHGDTLTEPAHWDDEPFEAIVSNPPYSIKWEGDGSQILINDSRFSPAGVLAPKSKADLAFIMHSLSWLAPNGTAAIVCFPGVMYRSGAEQKIRKYLIDNNYIDCIIQLPDNLFYGTSIATCIMVMKKAKTDNKVLFIDASKEFVKVTNSNKMTEKHINDIVEKFTKRENVEYISNLVDYEKIVEENYNLSVSTYVEKEDTSEKIDIVELNKEIQRIVAREEELRKEIDKIIAEIEIK, translated from the coding sequence ATGGATAATAAAAAAGAACAAGAAAGAGCAGAATTACATAGAACAATATGGGCTATTGCCAATGATTTAAGGGGGAGTGTAGATGGTTGGGACTTTAAGCAATATGTTTTAGGAATTCTGTTCTATAGATATATTTCTGAAAATTTAACTAACTACATCAATAAAGGAGAAATTGAAGCAGGAAACCCTGATTTTAACTATGCAGATTTAAGTGATGAAGAGGCGATAGTTGCAAAAGAAGATTTAATAGCAACAAAGGGATTTTTTATTCTACCTAGTGAGCTATTTGTAAATGTTAGAAAAAGAGCAGATAAAGATGAAAACTTAAATGTAACTTTACATAATATATTTACTAATATTGAAAATTCAGCAAATGGAACTGAAAGTGAAAATGATTTAAAAGGTTTATTTGATGACATAGATGTTAACAGTAATAAATTAGGTGGAACAGTAGCTAAGAGAAATGAAAACTTAGTTAATTTATTAAATGGTGTTGGAGATATGAAGTTAGGAGATTATCAAGAAAATACCATTGATGCCTTTGGAGATGCCTATGAATATTTAATGGGAATGTATGCTTCAAATGCAGGGAAAAGTGGTGGAGAATACTATACTCCTCAAGAAGTTTCAGAACTTTTAACTAAACTTACGTTAGTAGGAAAAGCAGAAGTAAATAAGGTATATGACCCAGCCTGTGGTAGTGGTTCATTACTGTTAAAATTTGCAAAAATTTTAGGAAAAGATAATGTAAGAAATGGTTTTTATGGACAAGAAATAAATATCACAACATATAACCTATGCCGTATAAATATGTTTTTACATGACATAGATTTTGATAAATTTGATATTGCTCATGGAGATACTTTAACAGAGCCAGCACATTGGGACGATGAACCTTTTGAAGCTATAGTTTCTAATCCTCCTTACTCAATAAAATGGGAAGGTGATGGCAGCCAAATATTAATTAATGACTCTCGTTTCTCGCCAGCAGGAGTACTTGCACCTAAATCAAAAGCAGACTTAGCTTTTATTATGCACTCTCTTTCTTGGCTTGCACCTAATGGAACAGCAGCTATAGTATGTTTCCCTGGAGTAATGTATCGTAGTGGTGCTGAACAAAAAATTCGTAAGTACTTAATAGATAATAACTACATTGATTGCATTATTCAATTGCCAGATAATCTATTTTATGGAACAAGTATAGCTACTTGTATTATGGTAATGAAGAAAGCAAAAACTGATAATAAAGTATTATTCATAGATGCCTCAAAAGAATTTGTAAAAGTTACTAATAGTAATAAGATGACAGAAAAACATATCAATGATATAGTGGAAAAATTTACCAAGAGAGAAAATGTAGAATATATTTCAAATCTTGTTGACTATGAAAAAATAGTTGAAGAAAACTATAACTTATCTGTTTCAACTTATGTTGAAAAAGAAGATACTAGTGAAAAAATAGACATAGTTGAATTAAACAAAGAAATTCAAAGAATTGTTGCAAGAGAAGAAGAATTAAGAAAAGAAATAGATAAGATTATTGCTGAAATTGAAATTAAATAA
- a CDS encoding restriction endonuclease subunit S codes for MSRLDELIKELCPNGVEYKELGEIFNLKNGYTPSKANKEYWEDTDINWFRIEDINTNGRVLSSSIEKVNKKGVKGKLLPKNTLIISTSATIGEYALITEEFLCNQRFSCLIIKKEYKNILSPMFLRYYAHILSKKCKENIKIGNFPSVDMDKFKKFLIPLPPLEIQNEIVRILDTFTALTAELTAELTARKKQYSWYRDYLLNFENKVEIVKLGSIVEVYDGTHQTPDYKTSGIPFVSVENIDSIYSTEKYVSEEDFEKNYKIKPRIDDVFMTRIGTVGKCAIVTKNIPLAYYVSLALLRPNKNKIDARYLKYIIESGVGRKELNKRILFTAVPIKINKGDIDKIEIPLPPLEVQKRIVEVLDNFEKICNDLNIGLPAEIEARQKQYEFYRNFLLTFNNEEIYALSKQASKQASKQASKQASKQASKQASKPKI; via the coding sequence ATGAGTAGATTAGATGAATTGATAAAAGAGTTATGCCCTAATGGAGTGGAATATAAGGAATTGGGAGAAATATTTAATTTGAAAAATGGATATACTCCTTCAAAAGCTAATAAAGAATATTGGGAAGACACTGACATTAATTGGTTTAGAATAGAAGATATAAATACTAATGGGAGAGTACTTAGTAGTTCAATAGAAAAAGTAAATAAAAAAGGTGTTAAGGGGAAATTACTTCCTAAAAATACACTAATAATTTCAACATCAGCAACTATAGGAGAGTATGCTTTAATAACTGAAGAATTTTTATGTAATCAAAGATTTTCTTGTTTAATTATAAAAAAAGAATACAAGAATATTTTATCACCAATGTTTCTAAGATATTATGCTCATATTTTATCAAAAAAATGTAAAGAAAATATAAAGATAGGGAATTTCCCATCAGTAGATATGGATAAGTTCAAAAAATTTTTAATACCACTTCCACCACTAGAGATTCAAAATGAGATAGTTAGGATTTTAGATACCTTTACAGCCCTAACAGCAGAGCTAACAGCAGAGCTAACAGCTAGAAAAAAACAATATTCTTGGTATAGAGATTATTTATTAAATTTTGAAAATAAGGTAGAAATTGTAAAATTAGGAAGTATTGTAGAAGTATATGATGGAACTCATCAAACTCCTGATTATAAAACTAGTGGAATACCTTTTGTAAGTGTAGAAAATATAGATAGTATATATAGTACAGAAAAATATGTATCAGAAGAAGATTTTGAAAAAAACTATAAAATTAAGCCTAGAATAGATGATGTTTTTATGACAAGAATAGGAACAGTAGGAAAATGTGCTATTGTTACAAAAAATATTCCATTAGCTTATTATGTGTCACTTGCACTTTTAAGACCTAATAAAAATAAGATAGATGCTAGATATTTAAAATATATTATTGAAAGTGGAGTTGGTAGAAAGGAATTAAATAAAAGAATATTATTCACTGCCGTTCCAATAAAAATAAATAAAGGTGATATAGATAAAATTGAAATTCCTTTACCACCATTAGAAGTTCAAAAAAGAATAGTTGAAGTTTTAGATAATTTTGAAAAAATATGTAATGATTTAAATATAGGACTTCCTGCTGAGATAGAAGCAAGACAAAAACAATATGAATTTTACAGAAATTTTCTCTTGACATTCAATAATGAAGAAATTTATGCTCTAAGCAAGCAAGCAAGCAAGCAAGCAAGCAAGCAAGCAAGCAAGCAAGCAAGCAAGCAAGCAAGCAAGCAAGCAAGCAAGCCCAAAATCTAA
- a CDS encoding restriction endonuclease subunit S, translating to MGVSPSGNSITDIKSEKNIEFHQGKTYFGETMLLQSNVYTNEPKKYAENNSIVMSVRAPVGDTNMVDRKISIGRGLCSILADEKISLTKYLYYYIKSNVDKLKAMSNGSTFEAINSESIRKFTVSLPPLEEQQRIVDILDRFDKLCNDISEGLPAEIETRQKQYEYYREKLLNFKKL from the coding sequence ATGGGTGTTTCTCCAAGTGGAAATTCCATAACAGATATAAAAAGTGAAAAAAATATAGAATTTCACCAAGGAAAAACATATTTTGGAGAAACTATGTTGTTACAATCAAATGTATATACAAATGAACCAAAAAAGTATGCTGAAAATAATAGTATTGTTATGAGCGTAAGGGCACCAGTAGGGGATACTAATATGGTAGATAGGAAAATATCAATAGGTAGAGGTTTGTGTTCTATACTAGCAGATGAAAAAATTTCTCTTACAAAATATCTATACTACTATATAAAATCAAATGTAGATAAGTTAAAAGCAATGTCAAATGGGTCAACATTTGAAGCTATAAATTCAGAAAGCATAAGAAAATTTACTGTTTCTTTACCACCACTAGAAGAACAACAAAGAATAGTTGATATTTTAGATAGGTTCGATAAATTATGTAATGATATATCAGAAGGATTACCAGCTGAGATAGAAACAAGACAAAAACAATATGAGTATTATAGAGAAAAACTATTAAACTTTAAAAAATTATAG